The following are encoded together in the Lactuca sativa cultivar Salinas chromosome 1, Lsat_Salinas_v11, whole genome shotgun sequence genome:
- the LOC111915524 gene encoding uncharacterized protein LOC111915524, with translation MALPFNVSQNHFFSYAHTTRFRAPCINSRHPRRLSVMNSKKSCLRCNTPYQDKDNSASACSFHGHANGDRGLLALAPPHQGIDGEWSDGSGVIVYKWNEKSDRPNTGRLNWKKRWSCCGVYDENAPPCRQGCHVSYDDGFTLY, from the exons ATGGCGTTGCCATTCAATGTTTCtcaaaatcatttcttttcatacGCTCATACGACACGATTCCGAGCACCATGCATCAATAGCAGACACCCACGAAGGTTAAGCGTGATGAATTCGAAGAAGAGCTGTTTGAGGTGCAACACTCCATATCAAGACAAAGATAACTCCGCATCTGCTTGCTCTTTCCATGGCCACGCCAATG GTGATAGAGGATTATTGGCATTGGCTCCACCCCACCAAGGGATTGATGGTGAATGGAGTGATGGGTCAGGGGTAATTGTGTACAAATGGAATGAGAAAAGTGATCGACCAAATACTGGAAGGCTAAATTGGAAAAAGAGATGGAGTTGCTGTGGTGTGTATGATGAGAATGCACCACCTTGTCGCCAAGGTTGCCATGTTTCCTATGATGACGGCTTTACTTTATACTAA
- the LOC111915523 gene encoding thylakoid lumenal 19 kDa protein, chloroplastic has translation MATIFSPSALLTTATTVAAASSSSSSTSSLHLPIRSTTKLQLPNLTTTALTATALAAATIIATTIPPALSAESYATYYGTAASAANYGGYGGNSDKKTSAEYIYDIPQGWKERLVSKVEKGTNGTDSEFYNPKKRTEKEYLTFLGGLRQLAPKEAVLNNLALSDVNLQDLIAGADSVSSEETKDDKGQVYYVYEIDSPSAHSLISVTCARNKLYAHFVMAPAAEWKKDQETLKHIHESFKTVG, from the coding sequence ATGGCCACCATTTTCTCACCTTCCGCCCTCCTCACCACCGCCACCACTGTCGCCGCCGCATCTTCCTCAtcatcctccacctcctctcTCCACCTCCCTATCCGATCCACAACCAAACTACAATTACCAAACTTAACCACCACGGCCTTAACTGCAACCGCATTAGCAGCAGCCACCATCATAGCCACCACCATCCCTCCCGCCCTATCAGCTGAATCCTACGCCACATACTACGGCACCGCCGCGAGCGCCGCCAACTACGGCGGCTACGGTGGAAACTCCGACAAGAAAACCTCAGCCGAATACATCTACGACATCCCACAAGGCTGGAAAGAGCGactcgtatcaaaagttgaaaagGGTACCAATGGAACCGATAGCGAATTCTACAACCCCAAAAAGAGAACCGAGAAAGAATACCTGACTTTCCTCGGTGGACTCCGGCAATTAGCCCCAAAAGAAGCGGTTTTGAACAATTTGGCACTTTCCGATGTCAATTTGCAGGATTTGATCGCCGGAGCAGATAGCGTGAGCTCTGAAGAGACAAAAGATGATAAAGGGCAGGTGTATTATGTGTATGAGATCGATAGCCCTAGTGCACATAGTTTGATTTCAGTTACATGTGCAAGGAACAAATTGTATGCACATTTTGTAATGGCCCCTGCAGCAGAGTGGAAAAAAGACCAAGAAACATTGAAGCATATTCATGAATCTTTCAAGACTGTTGGATAG